In the Nocardia asteroides genome, ACCTTCGGCGCCGAGGCGGTGCCGAACTACGTCATCAGCATGTGCACCTCGGTGAGCGACATGCTGGAGGCGGCGCTGCTGCTCAAGGAGGCGGGCATTCTCGACCCGGGCGGCCCGTCCTGCTCGGTCGGCATCGTTCCGCTCTTCGAGACCATCGAGGATCTGGCCGCGGGCGCCACGACCCTGGCCGCGGCACTGGAGGTCCCCGTGTACCGGGAGCTGGTGGCGAGCGCCGGGATGCGCCAGGAGGTCATGCTCGGCTACTCCGACTCCAACAAGGACGGCGGCTACCTCGCCGCCAACTGGGCGCTCTACCGGGCCGAGCTGGAGCTGGTCGAGGTGGCCCGCGAGACCGGGATCAAGCTGCGGCTCTTCCACGGCCGCGGCGGCACCGTCGGCCGCGGCGGCGGGCGCAGCTACGACGCCATCCTGGCCCAGCCCGCCGGCGCCGTGCGCGGCGCGCTCCGCCTCACCGAGCAGGGCGAGGTGATCGCCGCCAAGTACGCGGAACCCTCTGCGGCGCACCGCAATCTGGAGTCGCTCATCGCGGGCACGCTGGAGTCCACGCTGCTCGACGTCGAGGGCCTCGGCCCCGCCGCCGAACCCTCCTACGAGCTCATGGACGACCTGGCCGCCCGCGCCCGCGCCGCCTACGCCGCGCTGGTGCACGACGAGCCCGGGTTCGTGGAGTACTTCCGGCAGTCCACCCCCGTCGCCGAGGTCGGCGACCTGAACATCGGCAGCCGCCCGGCCTCGCGCAAACCCACCAGCTCGGTCTCCGACCTGCGCGCGATCCCGTGGGTGATGGCCTGGAGCCAGTCCAGGGTCATGCTGCCCGGCTGGTACGGCACCGGCACCGCGCTCGAGGAGTGGGTGGCCGGTGACCCGGACCGGCTCGCCGTCCTCACCGACCTCTACCGGCGCTGGCCGTTCTTCCGCACCGTGCTCTCCAACCTCGCCCAGGTGCTCGCCAAGAGCGATCTCGCCATCGCCGAGCGGTACGCGGAGCTGGTCGAGGACGTGGCGCTGCGCGACCGCATCTTCGGCATGATCCGGGACGAGCACGCCCGCACCATCCGCATGCACGCCGCCGTCACCGGGCACGACCAGCTGCTCTCCGACAACGCCTCGCTGGCGGAGTCGATCCACAACCGGTTCCCGTACCTGGAGCCGCTGAACCAGATGCAGGTGGAGTTGCTGCGCCGGTTGCGTGCGGGGGACGATCAGGAGCTGGTCAAGCGGGGGATTCTGCTCACCATGAACGGGCTGGCGACGGCGTTGCGGAACTCGGGGTAGGGCCGAGTCCGGGGCGCGGGGGGCTGCGGCGGCGGTCATCCGAGCCGCCCGCCCCCGAGCAGCGGAGGCAGCTGTCGGTAGGCCACCACGACTGCAGCCCGATGGGTGGGGCAGGCCAGCCGGCGATCCGCTGTCAGTGCCCGAGGGGCCGGAGTCCGATCATTGTCCGGGCGCCGGCGTAGGTGTAGTGGTCCTTGCCGTGTGCGGCGAGCTGGCCGTAGCCGGTGAGGGCCTCGGTGTCGGTGTGCACGGCGCCGAATGGGATGTCCCAGGAAGTGGCGCCGGTTCGGGGGTCGATCGCCCAGAGTCCGGTGTAGTCGGAGAGGACTACGGTGTGGCCGTCCCAGCCGAGCAGGGTGCCGAGGCGGGTGGTGTCGGTCCGCCACAGCCGGTGTCCGGTGCGGAGGTCGAGACCGGTGGTGGTGTGCGCGTCGGTGTCTTGCAGAAGGGCGACGTCGCCGAAGACGGCCGTTGCGGTGCCGGTCGTGGTGTTGCTTCCCCGTGGTACGAAAATCAGGTCGGAGCTGCTCCAGAGGAGGGTGCCGGTGCGGCGGTCATAGCCGCTGTCGCCGAGCAGGACGGGGACGGTGTCGTCGGCGGGGAGGTCGAACGAAAGGTACTGGGTAACCGTGCTGTCGGAGGTGGCAATGGTGCGACCGGTGCGGTCGAGGAGGTCGCTGCCGGTGTTGTCGTCGCCGCATCCGGTGCGCACGAGCACCGCGCCGCCGCTTGCGCGGGTGTCGGAGCAGCCGTCGCGGGTGGTGGTCCAGGTCGGCTTGCCGGCGGCGAGGTCGAACCCGGCGATGTCGGCGCCGAGGGTGAAGACGCCCTGGCCGTGGGACACGTCCACGCTGTCGAAGGGCAGGCTGTCCCAGGTCGTACCCATGTCGAAGGCTCGTGACCAGTACGCGGCCGGGTCGGTGAGGGTGCCGGCGTGGACGCGCACGTCGTCGGACTCGACGTCGCCCTCGGCGACGTACACGCGATCGTCGAGTGTCGCGAGGGCGAAGGGAAACCACTTCGTCGGTGTCCGGGTGACATCTCCGGTGGTGAGGTCGTAGCCGACGAGCGCTCGGTCGGAGCTGAAACAGACGACCCGGCCATCGACAGGGACAGCCCCGCAACCGGCCAGGTCCGCGGCGGGGGCCTGCCAGCGTTTCGCGCCGGTGCCGGCATCGATGCCGACCAACACCGGGTCTCGCAGGTTGTCGTCGTCCGGCACACCGAGCACCGTCACCAGGGTGTCACCGCCGTCGATGAATCCCGCTCCGTCGCTGCGGTATTCGGTGCCGTCCCGCGGATCGCGGAACTCCGCGCCTGCTCGTCCGAGCCCGGCGGCGGTTGTCGACCAGGCGAGCCCGGGAGCGGAGTCCGCGGTGCCGGTGATCTTGCGCGTGGCGTCCTCGGGCTGCACATGGACCACTACCGCACCGGCAGTCGTGACTACGGCCGCCGTGGCGGCGAGCACGAGGTCGCGCAGCCCGGGAGTCGTTCTCATCGCGACACCTCCAGTCCCGGATTCACGGCGATCGCCTCGAGCAGCTCGAACGGCAACGGCTCGGCGGGACCATCGCCGGAGCTGACCTCGATCCGGGTCCCGGACGGGCGGGTGACGGTGACAGTGCGGGTCGTTTGCGTGGAGGGTGACGGCTCCTCCATCACTGTGCTTCGCGATTCGCGCGTCTCGACCACCGTTCCGTCCGGCAGCCGACGTGACGTCGCGCCGTCCTTCGACGAGCGCTCCGGTGGAAGAGGCTGTCCGATGCTGATCGCCACGCTCAACCGGGATTGCCGGCCAGGTGTGGTTACCCGGACCACCTGGCACACCCCGCCCCTGCTTGCCGGTAGCAGCGCCCCGAGCGGCTGGTCGAGGGTCGAGCCGTCGAGTGGAATCCGCGCCAGGACCGCGTCCCATCGACGAGCCTGGGCCTGATCGATCACGGGCGAGGACTCCGCCCAGTTGTCGCAGGACTCGGGCGGGTTCGGCGTTCCGGGCGGAACCGGCGTGGTGATGCGGAGTCCGGGGACGGTGACGAGCGCGACGAGTTCGTCGACGGTCAGCGGGACGGTTCCGGTATAGCCGCTGCCGTCACTGGCTTCGTCGGTGGCGGAGGCGTTGGCAACGGTTCCGTCGGGCAGGTGAGCGGTGGCCGAGCGCCGGAGGGTGCGAACACCGTTGGTCTCGTACCAGGTGTCGTGGGTATCGACGGTCGTGCCGTCGGGAAGGCGGCGTCTCTCGTCGAGATCGCCGGCGACGCACGGCGGGATCGGCTCGGTGGACTCGCGAACGTCCACCGACAGCCAGCCCGATCGGTCGCCGCGCAGCAGCGTGGCGCGTGCGTCGGTCGCACCTCCGAAACCCCTGTCCGCCGCGGGGTCGCCGAGGATCGGCTGGAATACCAGTGACCGATCCGCCGATGCGAAGGCGATCTCGGCACCGGCGGGCAGCGCCGCCTGCAGCGCCTGCGTCATCGCGACGGCCTTGGGCCCGGAGAACCACGGATAGGCCGGGTTGTCGTATTCGGGTGTTTCGACGGTGACCATCGAAAAACCCTGCCCCTGCTGTGGTGGCTCCACCACATCACAACCCGGAATCTGCACCGGAAATGTCACCGGCGGGGTGACATACGAATACTCGGCCGGTTCCGGCGGCTCCGAAGTGGTGGTGGGGGTGAGCGGTGCGGTCGTCAACTCCGGCTCCGGCTCGTGCAGCAGACCGGCGATCAGGTAGCCGGTCGCGACGATCGCTACGCACGTCAAACCCACCGTCCAGTGGTGAACGGCGGGGGAGGGTGCGGTTGCGTCCTTGCTGCCACCGTTTCCCGTGTCCTGCATCGTGCCTCCCGGTATCCGGTCCTCGGTGGAGACCTGGACGGACGAATTATCGGCAGCATGGGACGGTGCAAGAGCTCCTCCACATGGATGCGATGAGCGGTGACGGTAACAAGGGCCCGTCGTTGCGGTCATGCCCCCAGTTCCGGGCCGCGGATTCGCACCGAGGCTGTCGCGTCGCCACGCTGCTCACCCGGTGCGGCTGATCGCGGCGGTGACCAGGGTGTGCAGCGTCGTTCGCACCGTCGCGGTGTCGAAGCCGCCGATCAGGGCGTGGTGCAGGGCGAAGCCGTCGAGGTAGTCGATCAGCGGGCGGACGGCGGACTCCGGGATCGCGGGATCGTCGGTGGCGGCGCGCAGGTGTCCGGTGAGCCAGGCGGTGAGCCGGAGGTGCCCGGCGCGCAGGGCTTCCCGCACTTCGGGGAGTTCGCGAGCCTCGAGCATGAGGGCGTAGCGGGCCAGGGTGGCCGGTTCGTCCGCGGTGACGGCGTGCCGGAGCACGGCGCAGAGCACCTCGACCAGTTCGGCGGTGTCGCGCGGGGCGGGGGCGCGCTCCCAGGCCGCGTGGTCACGTTCCTCGAGGAGCGCGGTGATGCCGATGAGCAGCGCCGCGCGGGTGCGGAAGTAGTTCGAGGCAGAGCCCGCGGGCAGCCCGGCCGCCTCGTCGACGGCGCGGTGGGTGAGCGCGCGCGGGCCGCGTTCGCCGAGCAGGCGCAGGGCGGCGTCGAGCACGAGGGTTCGTTTGCCGGTCACGCCGAAATACTACAGGGGTAGTGCTTGCCACTACTGATGTAGTAGATTCCACTACATCGGTAGTGACGGAGAAGGAGTGAGTCGGATGGACGAGGTGCTGATCGCCGGCGGCGGAATCGGTGGGCTGGCGACCGCGCTGGCCGTGCTGCGGGCCGGGAAATGGCCGGTGGTGCTGGAGCGGGCGGCGGAGCAGGCCGTGGTGGGGTCGGGGCTTTCGCTGTGGCCCAATGCGATCCGGGCACTCGATGCGCTGGGAGTCGGGGCGCAGGTGCGGGCGCGCGCTGTCCCCGATGCGTCGGGCGGGATCAGGGACGCCGCCGGGCGGCCGCTGTTGCGGGTGGACGCCAGGGTGCTGAAGGAGCGGTTCGGGGAGCCGATCGTGGTGCACCGGGCAGAGCTCATGGCGATTCTGCGGGAGGCGCTGCCCGCCGGGGTGCTGCGGACGGGAGTCGGGGTGGCGGCGGCGGACGAGTCCGGGCGCGTGGTCACGACGGCGGGGGAGCGCAGCGCGGAACTGGTGGTCGGAGCGGACGGGATTCGGAGCGTGGTGCGGCGCGCGGTGGCCGGAGAGGTCGAGCCGCGCTACGCGGGCTACACCGCGTGGCGCGCGGTGGTGACGCCGTCGGTGCCGGTCACCGAGTTCGGTGAGAGCTGGGGTCGCGGGCAGCGGTTCGGCTTCGCCGCGCTGGCGGGCGGCCGGGTCTACTGCTTCGCCACCGCGAACGCCCCCGCCGCCGCACCCGACGGCGGTCTCGCCGAGCTCAGGGAGCGCTTCGCCGACTGGCACGACCCCATCCCGGCCCTGCTCGCCGCCGCCGACCCGGCCGAGCTCCTCCGCCACGACATCTACGACCTCCCCGCCCTCCCACGCTTCACCGCCGGCCGGATCGCCCTGGTCGGCGACGCCGCCCACGCCATGACCCCCGACCTCGGCCAGGGCGCCTGCCAGGCGCTGGAGGACGCGGTCACGCTCGGCGCGGTCCTCGCCGGCGACGGCGACCTGCGCCGATACGACGCCCTGCGCCGCCCGCGCACGCAACGAATCGGCACCGGGGCGCGGCGCATGGGTCAGGCCGGGCAGCTCTCGGCGCGCCCGCTCGTCGCGCTGCGGAACGCGGTCATGCGGCGCACCCCCGCGAGCGCGCAGCTCGGCGCGATGGCCGAGCTGCTGGACTGGGCGCCTACGGAGCCGACTCCGATAATGTGATGCCGGTCACGCGGCGTCACGTCCGGTCGAGCTGCCCTGTCTCCTGTGTGACCACGACGGAACCACCCGCAGGGAGCCCGGCCATGACCACCACCAGCACGCCGCACATCGTCGTCCTCGGCGCCGGGTACACCGGCATGCTCGCCGCCATCGGGCTGGCCCGGCGAACCGGCGCCCGGATCACCCTGGTGAACCCCTCGGACCGGTTCACCGAGCGGCTGCGCCTGCACCAGCAGGCCACCGGCCAGGAGTTGAAGCAGCACTCGATTCCGGCTCTGCTCGAGCACACCGGCATCACCTTCCGCCGCGGCGCCGCGACCGCGCTCGACCCCGACGCCAGAACCGTCGCCATCGACGACGGCACAATCCTCACCTACGACACCCTGATCTACGCCCTCGGCAGCCGAACGGGCACCGCGGACATCCCCGGCGCCCGCGAGCACGCGGTGCCCCTCGACCACCCGGACCGCATCGCCGCCCGCCTCGCGACGGCGAGCACCGTCACCGTCTGCGGCGCCGGCCTCACCGGCATCGAGACCGCCGCCGAGATCGCCGAGCGCCACCCGGAGATCGCCGTCACGCTGATCAGCCGCGGCGAGCCGGGCGCCATGATGGGCACGGGCGCCCGCGCCCACCTGAACCGCGCCCTGGACCGGCTCGGGGTGCGGCGCCGCGCAGCCACCGTTACCGGGCTCCGCTCCGATGGAGTCCGGCTCGACACCGGCGAACTGATCAGCTCCGACCTCACCATCCAGACCACCGGCGTCCAGGTCTCCCCGCTCGCGGCCGACTCCGGCATCGCCGTCGACCCCGCCGGGCTGATCCGCACCGACCCCATGCTGCGCTCGATCTCGCACCCCGACATCCACGCCGTCGGCGACGCCGCCGCCATCCGCATGGCCTGGGGCGACGTGCACGGCACCTGCCAGACCGGCCTCCCCACCGCCGCCTACACCGCCGACACGGTCGCCCGGCTGCTCAGGGGCAGGCGAGTCGAGCCGTTCCGCATCGGCTACTTCCACCAGCCGGTCAGCCTCGGCCGCCGCGATGCCGTCATCCAGTTCACCCGCGCCGACGACACCCCGCGCCGCTGGTACCTGACCGGCCGCGCCGCCGTCGCCTACAAGGAGGCGGTGACCAGCTCACCGCCGTTCGCCTTCCGGCTCAGCCGCCGCGTCCCGGTTATGGTGCGCCTGACCGCAGGCGGCCGCGCCACCCGGCGCCCGGCGGCACAGGAAGCGGCCGCCCGATGACCGACCCCTTCGCCGAGCACCGCCCGCTGCTCTTCGCCACCGCCTACCGCATGCTCGGCAGCGTGGCCGACGCCGAGGACATCCTCCAGGACGCCTGGTTGAAATGGCACGGCACCGAGCAGGCGACCGTCGAGCACCCGAAGGCCTACCTGGTCCGCACCGTCACCAACCTGGCCTTGAACCGGCTCACCGGCGCCCGCGCCACCCGCGAGCGATACGTCGGGCCGTGGCTCCCCGAACCGCTCACCGACGGCGACCCGGTGGCGGCGGCGGGCGAGACGGCGGACAGCGTCTCCACCGCCATGCTGGTGGTGCTGGAATCGCTCGGCCCGGTCGAGCGGGTGGTCTTCGTGCTGCGCGAGGTCTTCGGGTACTCGCACGCCGAGATCGCCGAATTCCTGGAGCGGCCCGAGCCGACGGTGCGGCAGCTGGCGCACCGGGCGCGCGAGCACGTGCGGGCGCGGCGGCCCCGGTTCGAGACCGATACCGCGGTGCGCTCGCAGGTCACCGAGCGATTCCTGCTGGCCTGCCGCGGCGGCGACGTCGGCGCGCTGATGGCGGTGCTCGCCCCGGACGTCACGCTGTGGAACGACGGCGGCGGCCTGGTCACCGCCGCGCGCCGCCCGCTGCACGGCCCCGACCACGTGGCGCGCTGGCTGATCGGCGTGCTGGCCAAGCCGATCCTGACCGGGATCGAGTTCGGCGCGGCGGTCGTGAACGGGGAGCTGAGCGTGATCGGCAGGCTCGGGCCCCTCCCGGTCGGCGTGCTCACCTACGACCTGCGCGACGGGCTCATCGTGAACCTGCGCTTCCAGGTCAATCCGGAGAAGCTGCGCGGGATCACTCCGCGTACCGGCGAGCCATCGCCGCCGCCGTCCCGGCCATGACCGCGCGCAGCTCGGCGGGCTCGAGCACCTCCGCGTGCGCGCCGAGCGGCAGCAGCCCGTGCGCCATCACCTCGTAGGACTCCGCCGCCACCGTGATCCGCACCCACCCCTCGGCATCGGGCTCGTCCGCCGAGGCGACGGCGTCGGCCACCGCTGCGGGTTCGAAACCGAGCCGGAGCAGCGACAGCCGCGCGGCGTCGATCCGGCAGCGCGCGGTCACCCGGAGCATGGCGCGGGCGAACTCGGCCGCCGCCCGCTCCCAGTGCGCGGCGAGGTCGAAATCGGCGGGCCGGGTGAAGGTCTCGCCGGTATCGGCCGCCTCGGCGATCCGCCCGACCCGGTACGACCGCACCGAGCCGCCGGCCAGCGCCACCAGGTACCAGGTCCCCGCCTTGAGCACCAGCCCGAGCGGCCCGACCCGGCGCCGCACCACCGCGTCGCCGCGCTCGTACCCGATCTCCAGCAGCCGATCCGCCCAGAGCGCCTCGGTGACGACCCCCAGCGCCGGGGTGCGGTCCGGCCGGTGGAACCAGCCCGCGGCGTCCACGTGCACCCGCTCGGCGATCCGGGTGGCCCGCCCGCGCAGCTCCGGCGGCAGCGCGGCGAGCACCTTGAGCTGCGCGGTCGCCAGCACGGTGCCGAGCCCGAGGTCGGCGGCGGCGCCGGGCTGCCCGGCCAGCAGCACCGCGTCGGCCTCGTCCGGGTTCAGCCCGGTGATCCGGGTGCGGTAGCCGTCCAGCAGCCGGATCCCGCCCGCACGGCCCGGCTCGGTGTAGACCGGGACGCCGGAAGCGGAGAGCGCGTCCACGTCGCGGTACACCGTCCGCACCGACACCTCCAGCTCGGTGGCCAGCTGGGACGCCGTACACCGGCCCCTGGTCTGCAGGAGCAGCAGCAGGCGGAGGAGTCGGCTCGCGCGCATCGACCGACACTATCCGGACAACCCTGACAGCAGGTGTCACCATACGGTCGTACCGTCCCCGCATGACCACCTGGACCCGATTCCTCGACGAAGCCCCGCGCGTCTCCGCCGTCTTCACCCGCAGGCACCGCGCCACCGGCAACCTCTGCCTGCTCGGCACGCTGCGCGCCGACGGATCGCCGCGGATCAGCCCGATCGAGCCGCGCGTCTTCGAGGGCATGCTGGTGCTCGCCGGTATGCCGAACACCCGCAAGTTCGCCGACCTGATCCGCGACCCCCGGTTCTGCCTGCACACCGCCACCACCGACCCCATGGTCGGCGACGGTGACGCCAAGCTCTTCGGCAGCGTCACCGACCTGTCGGATCGGGAGCTGCACGCCCGCTTCGCGCAGCACATGTTCGACGAAACCGGCTTCGACATCCGGGGCAGGGAATTCGACCACTTCTTCGTCGCCGACCGGCTGACCGGCGGCTCCACCGTGGAGCTGGTCGACGGCCACATGGAGGTCACGGTGTGGACGCCGGGCGCGGGGGAGCGGGTCGAGCGGAAGAACTGAGAACTCGTACCACTCCTGCGTACCCTGGAGGTGCGCCCCTGGCGTGAATGAGCTTGCACAATCGTGCATAATCATCACATGGTTGATTCCTCGAACGGGACCCTGCGGGTCGCGGTGGCCGGAGCGAGCGGGTACGCGGGCGGTGAGGTCCTGCGGTTGCTGCTGGAACACCCCGAGTACCGACGCGGGCGCCTCGAGATCGGGGCGCTGACCGCGGGTTCGAACGCCGGGGCGCCGCTCGGCTCGCTGCAGCCGCACCTGCATCCGCTGGCCGACCGGGTGCTCACCGCCACCACCGTCGACGAGCTGGCCGGGCACGACGTCGTCTTCCTCGGCCTGCCGCACGGCCAGTCCGCCGCGCTGGCGAACACCCTGCCCGAGTCCACCGTGATCATCGACTGCGGCGCCGACTTCCGGCTGCACGACGCCGCCGCCTGGCAGCGCTGGTACGGCGGCGAGCACGCGGGCACCTGGCGCTACGGCCTGCCCGAGCTCGGCGACAACCGGGAGCGGCTGCGCGGTGCCCGCCGGATCGCGGTGCCCGGCTGCTACCCGACCGTGGCCAGCCTCGCGCTCGCCCCCGCCTTCACCGCGGGGCTCGCCGAGCCGAACGTCACCGTGGTCGCGGTGAGCGGAACCTCGGGCGCCGGAAGGAAACTCGACGTCGGGCTGCTCGGCTCCGAGGTCATGGGCTCGGCCCGCGCCTACGGCATCGCGGGCGCGCACCGGCACACCCCCGAGATCGCGCAGAACCTGAGCGCCGCCGCGGGCGCCGCCGTCGCGGTCTCCTTCACCCCGGTGCTGGCCCCGATGCCGCGCGGCATCCTCGCCACCTGCACCGCCCCGACCACCGCTGACCTCGCCGAGGTGCGCGCCGCCTACGAGAAGGCCTACGCCGCCGAGCCCTTTGTGCACCTGCTGCCCGAGGGCGCGCTGCCGTCGACCGGCGCGGTACTCGGCTCCAACGCCGTCACCTTGCAGGTGGCGGTGGACGCCGATGCCGGGCTGCTGGTGGTGATCGGCGCGATCGACAACCTGACCAAGGGCACCGCGGGCGCCGCGGTGCAATCCATGAACCTCGCCGTCGGTTTCGACGAGACCGCCGGGCTTCCCACCGTAGGAGTGGCACCGTGACGACGACCGAAGCAGGCAGGCTGGTCCGCACCCAGGGGGTGACCGCGCCGCTCGGCTTCCGCGCCGCCGGGATCGCGGCCGGGATCAAGGTCAGCGGCAGGCCGGACCTGGCGCTGGTCGTCAACGAGGGGCCGGAGTACGCCGCCGCCGGGGTGTTCACCAGAAACCAGGTCAAGGCCGCCCCGGTGCTGTGGTCGCAGCAGGTGCTCAGCACCGGCAGGCTGCGCGCGGTGATCCTGAATTCCGGCGGCGCCAACGCCTGTACGGGCCCGGCCGGGTTCCAGGACACGCACCGCACCGCCGAGGAGCTGGCCGCCGCGCTGAGCAGCTGGGGCACCGAGACCGGCGCCGGCGAGATCGCCGTCTGCTCGACCGGGCTGATCGGCGACCGGCTGCCGATGGACAAGATCGTCCCGGCCATCACCGAGATCGTGCACGAGATGGGCGGTGGGCTCTCCGGCGGCACCGATGCCGCGCACGCCATCATGACCACCGACACCGTGCCGAAAGAGGCCGCCTACCACCACCGTTCGAAGTGGAACGTGGGCGGCATGGCCAAGGGCGCCGGCATGCTCGCCCCCTCGCTCGCCACCATGCTGGTCGTGCTCACCACCGACGCCGCCGTCACCGCCGAGCAACTCGACGAGGCGCTGCGCAAGGCCACCGCGCGCACCTTCGACCGGCTCGACGTGGACGGCTCCTGCTCCACCAACGACACCGTGCTGCTGCTCGGCAACGGCGCCAGCGAGGTGACCCCCTCGCAGGACGAGCTGGACGCCGCCGTGCTCGCCGTCTGCGACGACCTCGCCGCCCAGCTCATGGCCGACGCCGAGGGCCTCACCAAGCGGGTGCTGGTCACCGTCACCGGCGCGCGGGACGAGGACGAGGCGCTGGCCGCCGCGCGCACCGTCGCCAGGGACAGCCTGGTCAAGACCGCGCTCTTCGGCTCCGACCCGAACTGGGGGCGCGTGCTCGCCGCCGTCGGCATGGCCCCGGTGACGCTCGACCCCGACCGGATCTCGGTGTCCTTCAACGGAAACCCGGTCTGCGTCGACGGTGTCGGCGCGCCGGGCGCCCGCGAGGTCGACCTCTCCGGCGCCGACATCGAGGTCGTCGTCGACCTGAAGATCGGCGACGGCGCCGCCACCATCCGCACCACCGATCTCTCGCACGGCTACGTCGAAGAGAACTCGGCCTACAGCTCGTGACCGGCCTCGCGCACGACCTCAGCGCGCTGGACAAGGCGCACGTGCTGGCCGGGGCGCTGCCCTGGCTGCAGCGGTTCCGGGACAAGGTCGTCGTGGTCAAGTACGGCGGCAACGCGATGGTCGACGACGGGCTGAAGCGTGCCTTCGCCGCCGACATGGCCTTCCTGCGCACCGTCGGCGTGCACCCCGTGGTGGTGCACGGCGGCGGCCCGCAGATCACCGCCATGCTCGGCAAGCTCGGGCTGCAGGGCGAGTTCCGCGGCGGCTTCCGGGTGACGACGCCCGAGGTCATGGACGTGGTGCGGATGGTGCTGTTCGGGCAGGTCGGACGCGAGCTGGTCGGGCTGATCAACGCGCACGGCCCGTACGCCGTCGGGATCTCCGGCGAGGACGCCCGGCTCTTCACCGCCACCCGCCGCACCGTGCTGGTGGACGGCGAGGCTACCGACATCGGCCTGGTCGGCGACGTCACCGAGGTCAACCCCGACGCTGTCCTCGACCTCATCGCCGCGGGCCGCATCCCGGTGGTCTCCACCATCGCCCCCGACATCGACGGCGTGGTGCACAACATCAACGCCGACACCGCCGCCGCCGCGCTCGCCGAGGGCATCGGCGCCGAGAAGCTCGTTGTCCTCACCGACGTCGAGGGGCTCTACACCGACTGGCCGGACCGCTCCTCGCTCACCACCGAGATCGGCGCCGCCGCGCTCGCCGCGCTGCTGCCGAGGCTGGACGCGGGCATGGTCCCCAAGATGGAGGCCTGCCTGCGCGCCGTCCAGGGCGGTGTCCCGAGCGCGCACG is a window encoding:
- the argJ gene encoding bifunctional glutamate N-acetyltransferase/amino-acid acetyltransferase ArgJ, with amino-acid sequence MTTTEAGRLVRTQGVTAPLGFRAAGIAAGIKVSGRPDLALVVNEGPEYAAAGVFTRNQVKAAPVLWSQQVLSTGRLRAVILNSGGANACTGPAGFQDTHRTAEELAAALSSWGTETGAGEIAVCSTGLIGDRLPMDKIVPAITEIVHEMGGGLSGGTDAAHAIMTTDTVPKEAAYHHRSKWNVGGMAKGAGMLAPSLATMLVVLTTDAAVTAEQLDEALRKATARTFDRLDVDGSCSTNDTVLLLGNGASEVTPSQDELDAAVLAVCDDLAAQLMADAEGLTKRVLVTVTGARDEDEALAAARTVARDSLVKTALFGSDPNWGRVLAAVGMAPVTLDPDRISVSFNGNPVCVDGVGAPGAREVDLSGADIEVVVDLKIGDGAATIRTTDLSHGYVEENSAYSS
- the argB gene encoding acetylglutamate kinase; this translates as MTGLAHDLSALDKAHVLAGALPWLQRFRDKVVVVKYGGNAMVDDGLKRAFAADMAFLRTVGVHPVVVHGGGPQITAMLGKLGLQGEFRGGFRVTTPEVMDVVRMVLFGQVGRELVGLINAHGPYAVGISGEDARLFTATRRTVLVDGEATDIGLVGDVTEVNPDAVLDLIAAGRIPVVSTIAPDIDGVVHNINADTAAAALAEGIGAEKLVVLTDVEGLYTDWPDRSSLTTEIGAAALAALLPRLDAGMVPKMEACLRAVQGGVPSAHVIDGRVPHSVLLELFTGEGIGTMVTPEETI